The genomic segment CGACCAGGGTACTGCCAAGGCTGTCGAGGTAGGCGTTGAGTTCGGGGTCGTCGACGAACGGTACGCTCTGCCGCAGCCGGCGCATGAAGGCCTCCCCGAGCTGGTGTTCCTGTTCAGGCGTGATCAGGCGTTCGGCGGGGTCGCCGATGTTGGGTAGATCCACGGCAAAACTGGGATAGGTCGGCGGTAGGCACAACGAGGCCAGCAGCAGCAGACGCAGAAATGGGGACATAGAGGTCAGGCAGGGCTCTCCACGACAGATGACGTTGCATCAGTAGACCACGATACGCGGTTGATTGTTCCTCCGCCACCGGAGTAGAGTCCTGCGCCGGGCGCGGATCCCGGGCGCTAGTCGCGGGTCGCCGGGTTGTGGCGATCGCAGGCAGCATATATTAGTGTGTGCTAATATGTCTGTTCCGATTCGGGGGAGTGCGCATGTTCGGAGTGCCGGAAATCGACAGCCAAGAGTTGGCCAGGATCCTGCGGGAAGCGCCGGACAGTCTGCAACTGGTCGATGTGCGGACACCGCAGGAAACCGCTCAAGGAATCATCGCGGGCGCCGAACGGGTCCCTCTCCACCTCGTACCGCTGCGGGCCGATGAATGGTTGCAGGATGAGCGGCCGATGGTCGTATGCTGTCGGTCGGGAGCCCGCTCTGCACAGGCCTGTGCGTTCCTGGCGGCGCG from the Gammaproteobacteria bacterium genome contains:
- a CDS encoding rhodanese-like domain-containing protein encodes the protein MFGVPEIDSQELARILREAPDSLQLVDVRTPQETAQGIIAGAERVPLHLVPLRADEWLQDERPMVVCCRSGARSAQACAFLAARGGERQFINLRGGLLDWARQGLPLVLPQAGNACA